The Henckelia pumila isolate YLH828 chromosome 2, ASM3356847v2, whole genome shotgun sequence genome includes a window with the following:
- the LOC140882602 gene encoding calcium-binding allergen Ole e 8-like, with the protein MAANPAPNSMYLQNIDEVRKVFQRFDSNGDGKISTEELSGVLEALGSSTSADQVAKMMAEIDTDKDGHINLEEFAAFCKGDADPYNSAEKELREAFELYDQDHDGKISAAELHLILTRLGEHCTVADCAGMISSVDSDGDGFVSFDEFKKMMTTNNAAA; encoded by the coding sequence ATGGCAGCGAATCCGGCGCCGAATTCGATGTATCTCCAGAACATAGACGAGGTTCGGAAGGTGTTCCAGCGCTTCGACTCTAACGGCGACGGCAAGATCTCCACGGAGGAGCTCAGCGGAGTGCTGGAGGCTCTCGGATCCAGCACCTCCGCCGACCAGGTCGCCAAAATGATGGCGGAGATCGACACCGACAAGGACGGTCACATCAATCTCGAGGAGTTCGCCGCCTTCTGCAAGGGCGACGCCGATCCGTACAACTCCGCGGAGAAGGAGCTCAGGGAGGCGTTCGAGCTATACGACCAGGATCACGACGGCAAGATCTCCGCCGCGGAGCTTCACCTCATCCTCACCCGCCTCGGCGAGCACTGCACCGTCGCCGACTGCGCTGGAATGATCAGCTCCGTCGATTCCGACGGCGACGGTTTTGTGAGCTTTGACGAGTTCAAGAAGATGATGACCACCAATAATGCCGCTGCCTAA